A window of Zingiber officinale cultivar Zhangliang chromosome 5A, Zo_v1.1, whole genome shotgun sequence contains these coding sequences:
- the LOC121982412 gene encoding acyl-CoA-binding protein produces the protein MGLQEEFEEYAEKAKTLPDTTTNENKLILYGLFKQATVGPVNTSRPGIFNLRDRAKWDAWKAVEGKSKEEAMTDYIAKVKQLLEEASSAA, from the exons ATGGGTTTGCAG GAAGAGTTTGAAGAATATGCTGAAAAGGCTAAAACGTTACCGGATACGACTACTAATGAGAACAAATTGATTTTATATGGACTGTTCAAGCAAGCAACTGTTGGACCAGTGAATACTA GCCGACCTGGAATATTCAATTTAAGGGACAGAGCTAAATGGGACGCTTGGAAGGCTGTTGAAG GAAAGTCGAAGGAGGAGGCCATGACCGACTACATCGCCAAGGTTAAGCAATTGCTCGAAGAGGCTTCCTCCGCGGCCTAA
- the LOC121982408 gene encoding transmembrane 9 superfamily member 2-like: protein MEVALFLLLLACCSRVGADESDHRYKEGDHVPLYVNKVGPFHNPSETYRYYDLPFCLPEHVIEKKEALGEVLNGDRLVDAPYELNFLKDKQSVSLCKKTLSTKQVAKFRHAVAKDYYFEMYYDDLPLWGFVGKIEKDKTESSDDKYLLFRHIHFDIQYNHDRVIEINVQTDPAFSVDISEDKDLDVEFLYSVHWNKTDITYEERMAKYSKTSSMPQHLEIHWFSIVNSCITVLLLTGFLATILMRVLKNDFVKYSVDEESLDDKEETGWKYIHGDVFRFPKHKSLFSAIVGSGTQLFALTIFIFLLALVGVFYPYNRGALFTALVVIYALTSGIAGYTASSFYVQLEGTNWVRNLLLTSCLFCGPLFLTFCFLNTVAIIYNATAALPFGTILVILLIWTLVTSPLLVLGGIAGKNSKSEFQAPCRTTKHPREIPELAWYRGTIPQMAMAGFLPFSAIYVELYYIFASVWGHRIYTIYSILFIVFIILIIVTAFITIALTYFQLAAEDHQWWWRSVLCGGSTGVFIFFYCIYYYHARSGMSGFMQTSFFFGYMTCVCYGFFLMLGTVGFRASLLFVRHIYRSIKCE, encoded by the exons ATGGAGGTAGCACTGTTTCTTCTGTTATTGGCTTGCTGCTCGAGGGTTGGAGCTGATGAAAGCGACCATAGGTACAAGGAGGGCGATCATGTTCCCCTCTACGTGAACAAGGTCGGGCCTTTTCATAATCCTAG TGAAACATATCGTTACTATGACTTGCCATTCTGTTTGCCAG AACATGTTATTGAGAagaaggaagcacttggagaagttCTAAATGGTGATCGTTTGGTTGATGCGCCATATGAGTTAAATTTTCTCAAGGATAAGCAGTCTGTATCTCTGTGCAAGAAAACTTTGTCTACAAAACAAGTTGCGAAGTTTAGACATGCAGTTGCAAAGGACTACTACTTCGAAATGTACTATGATGACCTACCTTTGTGGGGATTTGTGGGTAAGATTGAGAAGGATAAGACTGAGTCAAGTGATGACAAGTACTTGCTTTTTAGACACATTCACTTTGATATTCAGTATAACCATGATCGGGTCATTGAAATCAATGTCCAAACTGACCCTGCTTTTTCGGTGGATATCTCTGAGGATAAGGACTTAGACGTAGAGTTCTTATATTCTGTTCATTGGAATAAGACTGACATAACCTATGAGGAAAGGATGGCAAAGTACTCAAAGACATCCTCTATGCCTCAGCATTTAGAGATTCACTGGTTCTCTATTGTTAATTCATGTATAACTGTCCTACTTCTAACTGGGTTCCTTGCTACAATTCTCATGCGGGTGCTCAAAAATGATTTTGTCAA GTATTCTGTTGATGAGGAGTCTCTTGATGACAAAGAGGAGACTGGTTGGAAATATATTCATGGAGATGTTTTCCGATTTCCGAAGCACAAGTCTTTGTTTTCAGCTATTGTTGGTTCTGGAACTCAGCTCTTTGCTCT TACAATTTTCATCTTCCTCCTTGCACTTGTCGGCGTGTTTTATCCATACAACCGAGGTGCTCTATTCACAGCCCTTGTTGTTATATATGCTTTGACTTCTGGTATTGCTGGTTACACAGCTAGCTCCTTTTATGTGCAGCTCGAAGGAACAAACTGG GTGAGGAATTTGCTGCTGACCAGCTGCTTATTCTGTGGACCATTGTTCTTGACGTTCTGCTTTCTGAACACTGTCGCTATCATATATAACGCCACTGCAGCTTTGCCATTTGGCACTATCCTCGTGATTCTTCTCATATGGACATTGGTTACTTCTCCATTGCTTGTATTGGGTGGAATTGCTGGTAAAAACAGCAAGAGTGAATTCCAAGCTCCATGTCGTACCACAAAGCACCCAAGAGAAATTCCAGAATTGGCATGGTATCGAGGAACCATACCTCAGATGGCAATGGCAGGATTCCTTCCCTTCAGTGCTATATATGTGGAACTATATTACATATTTGCTAGTGTGTGGGGTCACAGGATCTATACAATCTACAGTATCCTATTTATCGTTTTCATCATCCTCATCATTGTCACAGCATTCATCACAATCGCATTGACATACTTTCAACTTGCCGCAGAGGATCATCAGTGGTGGTGGAG GTCTGTTCTTTGCGGGGGCTCCACAGGCGTATTCATCTTCTTCTACTGCATTTATTACTATCATGCAAGATCAGGCATGTCGGGCTTCATGCAAACCTCATTCTTCTTCGGCTATATGACTTGTGTATGCTATGGGTTCTTCCTCATGTTGGGGACTGTTGGTTTTCGTGCATCTTTGCTCTTCGTGCGCCACATATATCGATCCATTAAGTGCGAGTAA
- the LOC121982409 gene encoding E3 ubiquitin-protein ligase SINAT3-like: MDIPESHVIECELSDFDNGCVPSYKSSATSGVKAGVSTAGSVHELLECPVCTNSMYPPIHQCPNGHTLCSSCKARVHNHCPTCRQELGNIRCLALEKVAESLELPCRYQSPGCPEIHPYYNKLKHEQQCRFRPYNCPYAGSECLVTGDILMLVTHLKNDHKVDMHNGCTFNHRYVKSNPHEVENATWMLTVFSCHGHYFCLHFEAFLLGMTPVYMAFLRFLGEDSEARQFSYSLEVGGNDRKLTWQGVPRSIRDSHRKVRDSYDGLIIHRNMALFFTGGSRQELKLRVTGRIWKEQ, encoded by the exons ATGGATATCCCTGAATCTCATGTAATAGAGTGCGAGCTCTCCGATTTCGATAATGGTTGTGTGCCATCTTACAAGTCTTCTGCTACTTCTGGTGTCAAAGCGGGTGTATCTACAGCTGGTAGTGTGCACGAGCTTCTTGAATGCCCAGTGTGTACAAATTCCATGTACCCTCCCATACATCAG TGCCCCAATGGCCATACTCTATGTTCAAGCTGCAAAGCGAGAGTGCACAATCATTGCCCTACTTGTCGGCAAGAGTTGGGGAACATCAGATGCCTGGCCCTTGAGAAAGTTGCCGAGTCATTGGAGTTACCATGCCGATACCAAAGCCCCGGCTGCCCAGAGATACATCCATATTATAACAAACTGAAACATGAACAGCAATGCAGGTTCAGACCTTACAATTGTCCCTATGCCGGTTCAGAATGCCTGGTCACTGGTGACATTCTAATGCTCGTCACCCACTTGAAAAATGATCATAAGGTGGATATGCACAACGGATGCACATTTAATCATCGTTACGTCAAATCTAACCCCCACGAAGTGGAAAATGCGACATGGATGCTCACT GTTTTCAGTTGCCATGGCCATTATTTCTGCCTTCACTTTGAGGCATTCCTTCTCGGAATGACTCCTGTGTACATGGCATTCTTAAGGTTTCTCGGCGAAGACAGTGAGGCAAGGCAGTTCAGCTACAGCTTGGAAGTCGGCGGCAATGACCGAAAACTTACATGGCAGGGAGTACCAAGGAGCATCAGGGATAGTCACAGGAAAGTGCGTGACAGCTATGATGGGCTGATCATCCATCGGAACATGGCTCTCTTCTTCACCGGTGGTAGCCGGCAAGAGCTGAAGCTACGAGTGACTGGCCGTATTTGGAAAGAACAATAA
- the LOC121982411 gene encoding protein MODIFYING WALL LIGNIN-1-like: MEGKMVNAYLLHSYNCTVPRLGTPQGKQRQQLHCRRRAIEMEKNVVMICSFVGFLGLLSSALGFAAEATRIKVSDVQTTLGQCSYPKSPALALGLIAATALMIAQAIINSVAGCICCKKYPNPSNTNWTIGLISFITSWITFIIAFVLLLSGAALNDQWGQERMYFGEYCYVVKAGVFTGGAILSLASVSLSIVYYVSASLPKTTQPWNPQQNQGIVMDQPQVQNPVFVHEDTYNRQQFP, encoded by the exons ATGGAGGGCAAAATGGTCAATGCATACTTGCTGCACTCCTACAACTGTACCGTCCCTCGCCTTGGCACTCCTCAAGGGAAGCAGCGCCAGCAGCTTCACTGCCGGCGGAGAGCGATCGAGATGGAGAAGAATGTGGTGATGATCTGCTCTTTCGTGGGGTTCCTTGGCCTTCTCTCTTCTGCGCTCGGCTTCGCTGCCGAAGCCACCCGGATCAAG GTTTCTGATGTGCAAACAACTTTAGGTCAATGCTCCTACCCAAAGAGCCCTGCACTAGCTCTTGGTTTAATAGCAGCCACGGCACTTATGATAGCTCAAGCCATTATAAACTCTGTAGCTGGGTGCATATGTTGCAAGAAATATCCAAATCCATCCAATACAAACTGGACAATTGGATTGATCTCTTTCATCACTTCTTG GATTACTTTTATAATAGCCTTTGTTCTGCTATTAAGTGGCGCGGCCCTAAATGACCAATGGGGACAAGAAAGAATGTACTTTGGTGAGTACTGCTATGTCGTCAAGGCCGGAGTGTTCACAGGAGGGGCAATCTTGTCCCTTGCAAGTGTTTCACTAAGCATCGTTTATTATGTTTCTGCTTCACTGCCAAAGACCACTCAGCCATGGAATCCACAACAAAACCAAGGCATCGTAATGGACCAACCCCAAGTTCAGAACCCAGTATTTGTGCACGAGGATACATATAACCGGCAGCAATTCCCCTGA